The nucleotide sequence TGCTTTGCTCGAGTATGTTGAGGTTTTCTTTGCTGCATGGTTTGCACCCAACAAAGTCACTGCGGTGGCAAGTGAAAATTGGAGGTCTAAAACGAACGAGTTTGGCATCGCGGTGACATCCAAAGAACAAGTGTCGGCCGGGGCCTGGTAAAGTGGTAATTCGCTCCAAGTTTAGGAGCAGGGGGCGCAGTGGCGCATCATTGTCTTGGCTAGGGCTAGGCATGGCCGTGGTCCACACGCGGCTGTTGTCTGCAGGGAATCCTTCACTGAAATCCCAGCACACCCGTGCCCTGATGATGGTCGTCGGCTGGGGAGCAACCGGGCAAGAACCCCGATTGCCACGTGAAGGCGCGGATGGCAATGAAAAACCCAACCGAAATCTAGGTAGCTGCAACGCTACATGTAAAATACAGGTAAAATAACCTCGGCTGAATCCACCCTTTGAAGAACCTCTGTTGAACCTTGCTTAAAAAAACAGCGTGATTCCTTCGTAAAAAATGAACATACGGCTGAGATAACTTAATCAAGATCCTGCGCAATGGGCGGGACAAGGAAACGAACACGGCGACAGCTAGCTAGCCAGGGACCATAATTTTTTTTTTTAATGTTGAGGCAGGGACCATAATAACTTGGCCTGGTTCCTACATACAGACGCCGTAGACTGGTAAGACTGCAGCACCATTATGATACTCGAAATGATACGTTGGCTGGGAGAGAGCCAGTCAGTCAGCTGGATGCTAGCTAGCCTCAGCAGTCATCAGTTCATCACCAGCACACTGGCAGTAGTAATAACTCAGCCCAGTCAAAATCCCCCATCGGAGGTCCAGGCCCTGCTCATGATACCACTCTACCACCCTCCCTACCACCTGTTGCAGAACAGTTCGCGCCAATGCAAGCTAGAGGCCAGATACACTGATGGCGAACACAAATGGACCAAAAACCACAGTGAAAAGCTAATAATTCCACGTTGAAGCTGGAAAAGCGCAGAGCTGAAGGCTCGGAAACAAGCGTAACTCGCCAAAAAGTCGAACGCAGATTAAGCATGGGGTGTTCTCGCGGTGTGTTTCAAGTGGACATTAGGGTTTTCCTGCTCATTCTGGTGCGCTAGTCTGTGCAGTCGATGGCACTTGACAAAAAGTAGTAGGGTTTCTGCCTGCCGATCACTATACTGAAGAAAACTACCTGCGCCTGCGTCTCTTGCCGGTTTCGTCCATAAAGGACTCCCAGCCGTCGTGCTCCAGCTTGCTGAAATCTTCTAGCTCCGCAATGGAGAGCAGGTACTGCGTGAGCTTTCGCAGCTCCTGATCGCGGCCTCGGTTCTTACTGGCGTTCTTGAACGGTCTGATCACGAGGCCGTTCTGTGGGTTCATGACGAAGTTCCTCCTGAGGTCGTCAAACATGATCGTGTTCTTCTCGTTGTAGTGCTGCATATGGGGGAGCCGGGGGCAATGGTCAGATAACTAAGCTTGAAAATATCGCATTCATTAGTGATGCACTCGAGCACAGAACACCAACCTCGGGGAACTTAGTCCAGATGACACCAAGAGGTTTGCAGTCGAAAACCTTCTTGTCAGGAGCATGCACAGTTATCATCGCCATGTGATCCAGAAGGGCAGTGATCTTGTAGTTGGGGTTGCTGAGAACTCCAAGTTGCTCCATCTTCAGTTGCACCCATTTCATACTGCATTCAAGGATCGACAGTGATCATTTATACCAATTTCACATTGCAATCATGACTGATGAATAGATAGTTTGCGGTAGCAAAAGCTTACTTTGTTGCTGACCATATCATGATATCATACTCTGCGTATGCAGCAGCGAGAAATTCATGGAGAACTGCAAAGGAATTATGGCATGAAACTTCAAGTCTGCTGACTGAAAAACACAGCTTTGTGGAAGTGCACTTACATGGACGCATGAGTTCCAAAGGATTCTCAGCTGGAGACCTATGGTCAAACAGAGTATAGTCAATGTCTAACACAAGCAATCTTTTTCCATCGCGGCATGGATTCAAGAGCTTGATCTACATGCATAGGCACAAAAAGATGTGTTAATCAGACCTGGAGAATCACTTTATACAAGGCAACCAAGGCAAATACAGGACACAAGCGCTTTGTCATCACACCTCAAATTCATCTTACAGTAAGTTTAGCAAGGCAGTAAGGCCCAACAACTTCCGTTTGTAATCATAACCAACAGTATGGACTCCTTTTAGTGGTTGCTTCTGTTGTTGTCTCAACAGTAGGTCACAACAAAGGAGATACACACCAGAGTTATGGTTAAAAGATCATTGCTCAAAGAACTTTGTGAATCTAGGTTCAAGTATAGAGATACAAGAAGGTCCATCATTGTATTGTTACACAAGAAGACTCGCAAAGCTTTGAGTACATGGTAAATCACATAGTAATGTCTAATGTTGAAGTGTTTAAATTACTCGAAGCTGGACCATGCAGAAAGTTGGACCAATTTCACACAGATTGAAGGGGGAGCAGGCACCAAGAAGCGCATCAGAATTAACACAAATAGGTACCAGTGCAGAACTACACAAACATGCATATGGAAGAAACATATAGCAAGAAAGAAAAATGCGAAGGAAATATACCTTATACTGGCTTGCACGACGTTTCACTTTTTGCTTGTAGAGAACATTATCCTTTATAGCAGTAACTTCATCTTTGAAAAATTCATAATCATCGAGCACCTCTGGATCATCTGGTCGGTCCACAAATATTTCGTCTTCAACAGTACTGAAATTCGGTGCAAGACAATACAACAGATCTATAAATTACTGTGAGGGACCAGTGTGCACCTTCCATACGGAAGGAAACTACATGAAACGGAGCATGTTGTTTGAGGTAGAATGCACCAAAAGAGTGATTTGAATTCAAGACcttgatttaaaaaaaattataaTATACTTATGTTGAGTAAAGCTCAAGGGATAAATTAACATTAATGTTGGCTCTTTCTAGCCGGGCATAAGAATGTTATCCCGCAGGCTACAGCAGTCAGTGGCAGTGCTAGCAGTTGAATCTAGTGATGTCAAAGGCTCAAACAAGTACATGTATACAGTATTTGTGTACACAtatacagtactccctcctttccaaattaagtgtcgtggttttagttcaaccacgacacttattttggaacggagggagtaatttataGCTAGGTTATGCAGGCTATTTTTTTTTTTTTGTGA is from Triticum aestivum cultivar Chinese Spring chromosome 3A, IWGSC CS RefSeq v2.1, whole genome shotgun sequence and encodes:
- the LOC123062773 gene encoding ubiquitin-like domain-containing CTD phosphatase, which produces MSEASSSSAAAPASAPPPAPALDPEAISLMAEEAPPEEITLVVKWGGKEYTVRAMGDDTLLELKRRICEFTDVLPKRQKLLYPKLILNDESVLLSSLPFKPNGKLTMIGTVEDEIFVDRPDDPEVLDDYEFFKDEVTAIKDNVLYKQKVKRRASQYKIKLLNPCRDGKRLLVLDIDYTLFDHRSPAENPLELMRPFLHEFLAAAYAEYDIMIWSATNMKWVQLKMEQLGVLSNPNYKITALLDHMAMITVHAPDKKVFDCKPLGVIWTKFPEHYNEKNTIMFDDLRRNFVMNPQNGLVIRPFKNASKNRGRDQELRKLTQYLLSIAELEDFSKLEHDGWESFMDETGKRRRRR